The following proteins come from a genomic window of Corynebacterium falsenii:
- a CDS encoding ArsR/SmtB family transcription factor, giving the protein MTASCTPNECCSLIAGPLSESEATSAASLFKTLGDPTRLRIISYIASEGCEPMNVSALAEALELTQPTVSHHVRKLCEAGLVQRHQVGRSVQHIIVPEAFQTLQTVLAIG; this is encoded by the coding sequence ATGACTGCATCGTGTACACCTAACGAGTGTTGCTCGCTCATCGCCGGGCCACTGAGCGAGAGCGAGGCAACGTCAGCTGCGTCCCTGTTCAAGACCCTCGGCGATCCCACACGGCTGCGCATCATCTCCTACATCGCGTCCGAGGGATGCGAGCCGATGAACGTGAGCGCCCTTGCTGAGGCGCTGGAGTTGACCCAGCCCACAGTGAGCCATCACGTGCGCAAGTTGTGTGAGGCGGGCCTGGTGCAGCGTCATCAGGTGGGGCGCAGCGTGCAGCACATCATCGTCCCGGAGGCTTTCCAGACGTTGCAGACGGTGCTGGCCATCGGGTAG
- the arsB gene encoding ACR3 family arsenite efflux transporter: protein MPHSTQPSQPSQPSLSLLDRFLPVWILAAMAAGLFIGSTFPGVKEVLDSFEVGNVSIPIAIGLLIMMFPPLAKVRFDQTKKIATDRRLMAVSLTLNWLVGPLLMFTLAWIFLADSPALRTGLIIVGLARCIAMVLIWSDLSCADREATAVLVALNSLFQIAMFGFLGWFYLEILPSWLGLDTASADFTLASILVSVGVFLGIPLLTAVLCRVILERTRGRDWYTNTFLPAVSPLALIGLLFTVVLLFTLQGDAITAAPWTVAKVAIPLFLYFVIMFFFALGVSRASGMNYAQAASVSFTAAGNNFELAIAVSIGTFGASSAQALAGTIGPMVEVPVLVGLVYVMRWLGPKLFAGDPTLPQQSLQSLQ from the coding sequence ATGCCCCACTCCACCCAACCTTCCCAACCTTCCCAACCTTCGCTGTCACTGCTCGACCGCTTCCTGCCCGTCTGGATCCTCGCCGCGATGGCTGCCGGGCTCTTCATCGGCTCGACCTTTCCAGGTGTTAAAGAAGTTCTCGATAGCTTCGAGGTCGGCAACGTCTCCATCCCCATCGCCATCGGCCTGCTCATCATGATGTTCCCGCCGCTGGCCAAGGTGCGTTTCGATCAAACGAAGAAGATCGCCACCGACCGCCGTCTTATGGCAGTCTCCCTTACGCTGAACTGGCTGGTCGGGCCTCTATTAATGTTCACCCTGGCCTGGATCTTCCTCGCCGACTCCCCCGCGCTGCGCACTGGTCTGATCATCGTGGGGCTCGCCCGGTGCATCGCCATGGTTCTCATCTGGTCGGATCTTTCCTGCGCCGACCGCGAAGCCACCGCCGTGCTGGTCGCTCTGAACTCGCTGTTCCAGATCGCCATGTTCGGCTTCCTCGGCTGGTTCTACCTGGAGATTCTGCCTAGCTGGCTTGGACTCGATACCGCATCCGCGGACTTCACACTGGCCTCCATCCTCGTGTCCGTCGGCGTGTTCCTCGGCATTCCCCTTCTCACGGCCGTGCTCTGCCGGGTGATCCTCGAGCGCACCCGCGGCCGCGATTGGTACACCAACACTTTCCTCCCCGCTGTCTCGCCCCTCGCGCTCATTGGCTTGTTGTTCACCGTTGTTCTTCTTTTCACCCTTCAAGGCGACGCCATAACGGCGGCGCCCTGGACCGTGGCGAAGGTGGCCATCCCACTCTTCCTCTACTTTGTCATCATGTTTTTCTTCGCTCTGGGGGTGTCTCGGGCATCCGGAATGAACTACGCCCAGGCCGCCTCGGTGTCGTTCACCGCTGCGGGCAATAACTTCGAGCTCGCCATCGCCGTGTCTATCGGAACATTCGGAGCATCATCTGCGCAGGCGTTGGCCGGGACGATCGGCCCCATGGTGGAAGTGCCCGTTCTCGTGGGTCTGGTGTACGTCATGCGGTGGCTGGGCCCCAAGTTGTTCGCCGGGGATCCCACGCTGCCCCAGCAATCGCTGCAATCGCTGCAGTGA
- the rpsP gene encoding 30S ribosomal protein S16 — MAVKIKLQRMGKIRTPEYRVVVQDARTRRSGKVIENLGIYQPTNEPSVIRIDSERVQYWLGVGAQPTEPVLALLKVTGDWQKHKGLPGAEGTLKVAEPKKSKLDLFNEALTEAADGPTAEAITEKKRKAKEEAEAEAAEKAAAAEAEAAESEGESAEASEDSAE; from the coding sequence ATGGCCGTTAAGATCAAGTTGCAGCGTATGGGTAAGATCCGCACCCCCGAGTACCGCGTGGTTGTGCAGGATGCCCGTACCCGTCGTTCCGGCAAGGTTATCGAGAACCTGGGCATCTACCAGCCCACCAACGAGCCTTCCGTGATCCGCATCGACTCCGAGCGCGTGCAGTACTGGCTGGGCGTTGGCGCACAGCCGACCGAGCCCGTTCTGGCACTGCTGAAGGTAACCGGCGACTGGCAGAAGCACAAGGGCCTGCCGGGCGCTGAGGGCACCCTGAAGGTTGCCGAGCCCAAGAAGTCCAAGCTGGACCTGTTCAACGAGGCTCTCACCGAGGCTGCCGATGGCCCGACCGCTGAGGCTATCACTGAGAAGAAGCGCAAGGCCAAGGAAGAAGCCGAGGCAGAGGCTGCTGAGAAGGCTGCCGCCGCTGAGGCCGAGGCTGCTGAGTCTGAGGGCGAGTCCGCTGAGGCTTCCGAGGATAGCGCTGAGTAA
- the ffh gene encoding signal recognition particle protein has product MFESLSDRLSGALKGLRGKGRLTEEDINTTAREIRLALLEADVSLPVVRAFIKRIKERAQGAEVSEALNPAQQVIKIVNEELQNILGGETRRLNLAKNPPTIIMLAGLQGAGKTTLAGKLARYLSKQGHTPMLVACDLQRPGAVQQLQIVGERAGVKTFAPDPGTSLDSHEHEMGTSHGDPVDVAQRGIEEAYRSQHDIVIIDTAGRLGIDEELMRQARNIRDAVEPDEVLFVIDAMIGQDAVTTAEAFRDGVDFTGVVLTKLDGDARGGAALSIREVTGKPIMFASTGEKLEDFDVFHPDRMANRILGMGDVLTLIEQAEQVMDAKKAEDSAARLASGELTLEDFLDQMMMIRKMGPLGNILKMLPGGSQMSQMADMVDEKQLDRIQAIIRGMTPQERQDPKILNASRRKRIANGSGVKVAEVNQLVERFFEAKKMMGKMAGQFGMGGRSATKKQKNHRKGKKGKKGKNKNMNRRPQGMPGMPGMPGGGMPGMPGGGMPNMNDLEKMKDQLPPGFDNVDLSKLNFGKK; this is encoded by the coding sequence GTGTTTGAGTCACTTTCTGATCGCCTATCAGGAGCCCTGAAGGGCCTCCGCGGTAAAGGCCGTCTGACCGAAGAGGACATCAACACTACGGCGCGAGAGATTCGCCTTGCGCTACTGGAGGCCGATGTCTCCCTCCCCGTTGTTCGTGCGTTCATCAAGCGGATCAAGGAGCGCGCCCAGGGGGCAGAGGTTTCCGAGGCGCTCAACCCGGCCCAGCAGGTCATCAAGATCGTCAACGAGGAGCTGCAGAACATTCTCGGTGGCGAGACCCGCCGCCTGAACCTGGCCAAGAACCCGCCCACGATCATCATGCTCGCCGGTCTGCAGGGTGCAGGTAAGACCACCCTGGCCGGTAAGCTCGCCCGTTACCTGTCCAAGCAGGGCCACACCCCGATGCTCGTGGCCTGTGACCTCCAGCGCCCGGGTGCGGTGCAGCAGCTGCAGATCGTCGGTGAGCGCGCCGGTGTGAAGACCTTCGCCCCAGATCCCGGCACCAGCCTGGATTCCCACGAGCATGAGATGGGCACCAGCCACGGTGACCCGGTGGACGTTGCCCAGCGCGGTATCGAAGAGGCGTACCGTTCGCAGCACGATATCGTCATTATTGACACCGCCGGCCGCCTGGGTATCGACGAAGAGCTCATGCGCCAGGCGCGAAATATCCGCGATGCCGTGGAGCCGGACGAGGTCCTGTTTGTCATCGACGCGATGATCGGCCAGGATGCCGTGACTACCGCCGAGGCCTTCCGCGACGGTGTGGACTTCACCGGCGTGGTTCTCACCAAGCTCGATGGCGACGCCCGAGGTGGTGCCGCCCTGTCGATTCGTGAGGTGACCGGCAAGCCGATCATGTTCGCCTCCACCGGCGAGAAGCTGGAAGACTTCGACGTTTTCCACCCCGACCGCATGGCCAACCGCATCCTCGGCATGGGCGATGTGCTCACCCTGATCGAGCAAGCCGAGCAGGTCATGGATGCGAAGAAGGCCGAGGATTCGGCCGCGCGCTTGGCATCCGGTGAGCTGACCCTCGAGGACTTCCTGGATCAGATGATGATGATCCGGAAGATGGGGCCGTTGGGCAACATCTTGAAGATGCTTCCGGGTGGTTCCCAGATGTCTCAGATGGCCGACATGGTCGATGAGAAGCAGCTCGACCGCATTCAAGCCATTATTCGGGGTATGACGCCGCAAGAGAGGCAAGACCCGAAGATCCTCAACGCATCTCGCAGGAAGCGCATCGCCAATGGTTCGGGTGTGAAGGTCGCCGAGGTCAACCAGCTCGTTGAACGCTTTTTCGAGGCGAAGAAGATGATGGGCAAGATGGCCGGCCAGTTCGGCATGGGTGGGCGCTCCGCAACGAAGAAGCAGAAGAACCATCGCAAGGGCAAGAAGGGGAAGAAGGGCAAGAATAAGAACATGAACCGGCGCCCTCAGGGAATGCCGGGGATGCCCGGAATGCCTGGCGGGGGTATGCCCGGAATGCCTGGCGGCGGCATGCCCAACATGAACGACTTGGAGAAGATGAAGGATCAGCTCCCCCCGGGCTTCGACAATGTCGATCTGAGCAAGCTGAACTTCGGCAAGAAGTAG
- a CDS encoding ammonium transporter — MTPEETMAASGNASWMLISAALVLLMTPALALFYGGMSRQKSALNMMMMSFASMGVVGVVYILWGWSMSYGTESIGGVFSNPLQFFGLKDSITDAAGNYIVGANGYANIIDVAFQITFAMITVAIITGSLANRVKFRTWMVFTAAWVTFAYFPMAHMVWGGGLLGHSEDSIAAKLFGTVVEDGKTVAAIAPIDFAGGTVVHINAGIAGLVLALVIGQSHGFLKGKDRPHNLPLVMLGAALLWFGWFGFNAGSAFAANGLAGLAWMNTTAATCTGMLGWLTVERIRDHRVTSLGAASGVVAGLVAITPAAGSLTPMTSLIVGFIGGCLAAMGVGLKYRFKFDDSLDVVGLHLVAGVWGTLACGLFADKIGLLTGGGVDGLKLLAVQIIIAAFAAAYCAIVTTIIALILKVTLGWRISHEEETAGIDTSLHGETAYDYEMS; from the coding sequence ATGACCCCCGAAGAGACGATGGCCGCCAGCGGTAATGCGTCATGGATGCTGATCAGCGCCGCCCTGGTGCTGCTCATGACCCCAGCATTGGCACTGTTTTATGGTGGCATGTCGCGGCAGAAGTCCGCGCTCAACATGATGATGATGTCCTTTGCCTCCATGGGCGTGGTAGGCGTGGTGTACATCCTGTGGGGCTGGTCGATGTCCTACGGCACCGAATCGATCGGTGGAGTGTTCAGCAACCCGCTGCAATTCTTCGGACTGAAGGATTCCATCACCGACGCAGCCGGTAATTACATCGTTGGCGCTAACGGATACGCCAACATCATCGACGTGGCCTTCCAGATCACCTTCGCCATGATCACCGTGGCCATCATCACCGGATCCCTGGCCAATCGCGTGAAGTTCCGCACCTGGATGGTCTTCACCGCAGCTTGGGTCACCTTCGCGTACTTCCCGATGGCCCACATGGTGTGGGGCGGCGGCCTGCTGGGGCACAGCGAGGACAGTATCGCAGCCAAGCTCTTCGGAACCGTCGTGGAGGACGGCAAGACTGTTGCCGCCATCGCCCCCATTGACTTCGCAGGCGGTACCGTGGTCCACATCAACGCTGGTATCGCTGGCCTAGTTCTGGCTCTGGTTATCGGCCAGTCCCACGGCTTCCTCAAGGGCAAGGACCGCCCGCACAACCTCCCTCTGGTCATGCTCGGCGCCGCTCTGCTGTGGTTCGGATGGTTCGGCTTCAACGCCGGTTCGGCCTTCGCCGCCAACGGCCTTGCCGGCCTGGCATGGATGAACACCACCGCCGCAACCTGCACCGGTATGCTCGGCTGGCTCACTGTTGAGCGCATCCGCGACCACCGCGTGACCTCCCTAGGTGCCGCATCGGGTGTTGTGGCAGGCCTCGTCGCCATCACCCCCGCCGCGGGTAGCCTCACCCCGATGACCTCCCTCATCGTCGGCTTCATTGGTGGCTGCCTCGCCGCCATGGGCGTTGGCCTGAAGTACCGCTTTAAGTTCGACGACTCCCTGGACGTCGTTGGCCTGCACCTCGTTGCGGGTGTCTGGGGCACCCTGGCCTGTGGTCTGTTCGCCGACAAGATCGGCCTGCTCACCGGTGGTGGCGTGGATGGCCTCAAGCTCCTGGCCGTCCAGATCATCATCGCCGCCTTCGCCGCCGCATACTGTGCGATCGTGACCACGATCATCGCCCTGATCCTCAAGGTCACCCTGGGCTGGCGCATCAGCCACGAGGAAGAAACCGCAGGTATCGATACCTCCCTGCACGGTGAAACCGCATACGACTACGAGATGAGCTAG
- the ftsY gene encoding signal recognition particle-docking protein FtsY — translation MNSTVLWIIIGVVVLVIIAAIIIAVGLKRSKAKQISFEKKDELEQKKPSSGDYQAQGGFNFTAGGAGAAATPGAAGSGATAEKEPVLRDGQELKQPEPKAEPGKAKPASDSDVTDSPTTAAASPSPAVAPVEPAEPAEPTEPAEPKAPAPTEPAAAPEPEKPAEPKSADEEGESDKPVAEPTQKPAAQPQQKTVAEPVAEPQQPQKAPEAAPATETTTATPAVTQEQAREDIAPVEGRLGKLRGSLSKSQNVIGRGVLGILSAGDLDEDAWEEIEDTLLMADLGTKTTLAVVEDLRERIAVNGVSSEAEARAMLRSALIDACKPDMDRSIKAMPYDGKPAVIMMVGVNGTGKTTTTGKLSRVLIGMGHKVLLGAADTFRAAAADQLETWGRRVGAETVRGAEGADPASVAFDAVAKGIEKNVDVVLIDTAGRLHTSVGLMDQLGKVRRVVEKKAKVDEVLLVLDATVGQNGLIQARTFREVVDITGVVLTKLDGTAKGGIVFQVQEELGVPVKLVGLGEGADHLAPFEVESFVDALLG, via the coding sequence ATGAATAGCACCGTTTTGTGGATCATCATTGGCGTTGTTGTCCTTGTGATCATTGCGGCGATCATCATTGCCGTTGGTCTCAAGCGCAGCAAGGCCAAGCAGATCTCCTTCGAGAAGAAGGATGAACTCGAACAGAAGAAGCCCTCAAGTGGCGATTACCAGGCACAGGGCGGCTTCAACTTCACGGCGGGTGGCGCTGGGGCTGCAGCAACGCCGGGGGCAGCAGGGTCTGGCGCTACCGCGGAGAAGGAACCCGTTCTTCGTGATGGACAGGAACTGAAGCAGCCGGAGCCTAAGGCCGAGCCCGGCAAGGCCAAGCCTGCCTCGGACTCGGACGTGACGGACTCGCCCACAACGGCTGCTGCGAGCCCGTCCCCAGCTGTCGCTCCGGTAGAGCCAGCAGAGCCAGCTGAACCAACAGAACCAGCAGAACCGAAGGCACCCGCGCCGACCGAGCCAGCCGCCGCGCCTGAGCCGGAAAAGCCCGCCGAGCCTAAATCGGCTGACGAAGAGGGCGAGTCTGACAAGCCGGTAGCCGAGCCCACGCAGAAGCCTGCAGCACAACCACAGCAGAAGACGGTTGCGGAGCCGGTAGCGGAACCCCAGCAGCCGCAGAAAGCACCGGAAGCTGCTCCTGCCACCGAGACCACCACGGCAACCCCAGCCGTCACCCAAGAGCAGGCACGCGAGGACATCGCCCCGGTCGAAGGCCGCCTCGGCAAGCTCCGCGGCAGCCTGTCCAAGTCCCAAAACGTCATCGGTCGCGGCGTGCTCGGCATCCTCAGCGCCGGTGACCTCGACGAGGACGCGTGGGAGGAAATCGAAGACACCCTCCTCATGGCCGACCTCGGCACCAAGACCACGCTGGCCGTGGTGGAGGATCTGCGCGAGCGCATCGCCGTCAATGGTGTCTCCAGCGAGGCCGAAGCCCGCGCCATGCTCCGCTCCGCGCTTATCGACGCCTGCAAGCCGGATATGGATCGCTCCATTAAGGCCATGCCCTACGACGGCAAGCCCGCGGTCATCATGATGGTCGGCGTGAACGGCACCGGTAAGACCACCACCACCGGCAAGCTCTCGCGCGTTCTCATCGGGATGGGCCACAAGGTCCTGCTCGGCGCCGCCGATACGTTCCGTGCGGCCGCAGCCGACCAGTTGGAAACCTGGGGGCGTCGAGTAGGGGCCGAAACCGTGCGTGGCGCGGAAGGGGCCGATCCGGCATCCGTGGCGTTCGACGCGGTGGCCAAGGGCATCGAGAAGAACGTGGACGTGGTGCTCATCGACACCGCTGGTCGTCTCCACACCTCCGTGGGCCTCATGGATCAGCTGGGCAAGGTCCGCCGTGTCGTTGAGAAGAAGGCCAAGGTCGATGAAGTCTTGCTCGTTCTCGACGCCACAGTTGGTCAAAATGGCCTCATACAGGCTAGGACGTTCCGGGAGGTTGTCGATATCACGGGCGTGGTGCTCACCAAGCTCGATGGCACCGCCAAGGGTGGCATCGTGTTCCAGGTCCAGGAGGAGCTGGGTGTGCCCGTGAAGCTCGTGGGACTTGGCGAGGGTGCCGACCACCTCGCGCCCTTTGAGGTTGAAAGCTTCGTGGACGCACTGCTCGGTTAG
- a CDS encoding alpha/beta hydrolase: protein MLDHIRGYSLISPAVAALAWALLAICLLIIVIALPRHHRVKALVIAVIAGVVLGVGSYVEILLGFGVPSDQLSVGAVASATLAILALFLSIWTIASTWKKSWTLIPALLTVLSSLLVTNQFYALFPDVNSLDMETPYKEEKVSALQSAPSVPLAEWKPKILQPIAAEGTVVTGTPPTPKSKFHPRESYVYLPPAWFTNPRPQLPVLVLMHGIPGTTDQWFSQGEVGLAAHNYQRNHGGVSPIVVTADATGGVFDNPVCTNSAKGNIQTFLSEDLPQWISEEFSATPDRQHWTIGGLSYGGTCALQTIVNNPNSYGNFLDFSGEITPNDGDSHASTVRDFFNNSEQNFREHNPEDLLKTRRYPGHRGLFVAGVEDSTAQKDLRTLNKLAREAGMETSFETVPGGHNFITWRAAMKKFFPVVGEWSGITPQVLPGHPLPRQS from the coding sequence GTGCTCGATCATATCCGTGGATACTCACTCATCAGTCCAGCCGTCGCAGCCCTCGCGTGGGCACTCCTCGCAATCTGCCTGCTGATCATCGTGATCGCTCTGCCACGGCACCACCGCGTGAAGGCCCTCGTGATCGCCGTGATCGCCGGCGTGGTTCTGGGCGTGGGCAGTTACGTGGAGATCCTCTTAGGCTTTGGAGTTCCTTCGGATCAGCTCAGCGTGGGGGCGGTCGCGTCCGCAACCCTCGCCATTCTTGCTCTCTTCCTGTCCATTTGGACGATTGCTTCCACGTGGAAGAAGTCTTGGACGCTTATCCCGGCTTTGCTGACCGTTCTTTCCTCCCTTCTTGTGACGAACCAGTTCTACGCGCTGTTCCCGGACGTCAACTCCCTCGATATGGAGACTCCCTACAAGGAGGAGAAAGTCTCCGCCCTGCAGAGTGCGCCGAGTGTGCCCCTGGCCGAATGGAAGCCGAAGATTCTGCAGCCCATCGCTGCGGAAGGAACGGTCGTCACCGGTACACCCCCAACCCCCAAGTCCAAATTTCACCCGCGCGAGTCCTACGTGTACCTTCCTCCGGCATGGTTCACCAATCCGCGCCCCCAGCTTCCAGTACTGGTGCTCATGCACGGCATTCCCGGCACCACTGACCAGTGGTTTAGCCAGGGTGAAGTGGGACTCGCAGCCCACAACTACCAGCGCAACCACGGCGGGGTCTCTCCCATCGTCGTCACTGCGGATGCCACAGGCGGGGTGTTCGACAACCCTGTATGCACAAATTCCGCCAAGGGTAATATCCAAACCTTCCTCTCCGAAGACCTTCCGCAATGGATTTCGGAAGAGTTCAGCGCCACGCCTGACCGCCAGCACTGGACCATCGGAGGACTGTCCTACGGCGGTACCTGCGCCCTGCAGACCATCGTCAACAACCCCAACTCCTATGGCAACTTCCTCGATTTCTCGGGAGAGATAACCCCCAATGATGGCGACAGCCACGCCTCCACCGTGCGCGACTTCTTCAACAACTCGGAACAAAACTTCCGCGAGCACAACCCCGAAGACCTGCTGAAAACCCGTCGCTATCCTGGCCATCGCGGGCTCTTCGTTGCCGGCGTGGAGGACAGCACTGCGCAGAAGGATCTGCGGACTCTCAACAAGTTAGCCCGCGAGGCGGGTATGGAGACCTCGTTCGAGACTGTCCCTGGTGGCCACAACTTCATCACCTGGCGCGCGGCGATGAAGAAATTCTTCCCCGTTGTGGGCGAATGGTCCGGTATCACGCCCCAGGTGCTCCCTGGGCACCCCCTACCCCGCCAAAGCTAA